In the genome of Campylobacter helveticus, the window TTTAATAATTTTCTTAGAATTTTAGTGGAAAATTCAAGGCTTTCTTTCGTGCCACAAATAGTCGAAGAGCTTGAAAGACAAAATGCTTTCAAGGAAAATATATTTTTGGGCGTAGTTTATGTAAGCGAAAAATTAGACGATGAAAGCTTAAGGGAGCTTGAGGCTAGGCTTAGTGCGAAGTTTAATGTTAAAGTTAAATTGCGTATGCAAATCGCACAAATTGATGGAGTGAAAATTGCGTTGGAGGAGCTAGGATACGAGCTTTCTTTTTCTATGAAAACTTTGCAAAATAAATTAAGCGAGTTTATACTCAAAACTATTTAAGGAGAATATGAATGAAATTTAAAGCTGATGAAATCAGTTCTATCATTAAAGAAAGAATAGAGAATTTTGATTTAAATTTAGAAATTGAAGAAACGGGTAAGATTATATCCATTGCCGATGGTGTAGCTAAGGTTTATGGTCTTAAGAACATTATGGCTGGAGAAATGGTTGAATTTGAAAATGGCGAAAAGGGTATGGCGCTCAATCTTGAAGAAAGTAGCGTTGGTATAGTTGTTTTGGGAAAAGGCGATGGGCTTAAGGAAGGTGATTCTGTTAAAAGACTTAAAAAACTTCTTAAAGTTCCTGTTGGCGAAGCTTTGGTCGGTCGCGTGGTAAATGCATTAGGTGAGCCAATCGATGCAAAAGGACCTATTAATACAAGTGAATTTCGTTTTGTTGAAGAAAAAGCCAAGGGCATTATGGCGAGAAAAAGTGTGCATGAACCCTTACATACTGGTATTAAGGCGATTGACGCACTTGTTCCTATCGGTAGGGGACAGAGGGAACTTATTATAGGTGATAGACAAACGGGTAAAACAACTGTTGCTATCGATACAATCATCTCTCAAAGAGGGCAGGGGGTAATTTGTATTTATGTTGCCATAGGACAGAAGCAAAGCACGGTTGCTCAAGTGGTAAAAAGACTTGAAGAGCACGGTGCTATGGAATATACCATAGTCGTAAATGCTGGCGCTTCAGATTCTGCTGCTTTGCAGTATTTAGCACCTTATTCT includes:
- a CDS encoding F0F1 ATP synthase subunit delta translates to MMDMVAKKYAKAIALRADAGEFYENLRLLISAFTLSKFRIIVESAEVKKERKLELIQSFFEKLSPSFNNFLRILVENSRLSFVPQIVEELERQNAFKENIFLGVVYVSEKLDDESLRELEARLSAKFNVKVKLRMQIAQIDGVKIALEELGYELSFSMKTLQNKLSEFILKTI